A genomic region of Oncorhynchus mykiss isolate Arlee chromosome 16, USDA_OmykA_1.1, whole genome shotgun sequence contains the following coding sequences:
- the LOC110492501 gene encoding amphoterin-induced protein 3-like, translating to MTSLFSPDTVVLLCLLLHSTEGTCPSICLCTSDTLSCGSQGLTRLPLLLPPTTVTLDLSYNRLGWLGPGSFSSLPKLDTLRLANNQLTTLGHGVFQNTSSLRHLDLSSNRLRVLEQHFLQGLWRLEELLLYNNHITRVEGGTLSGLSSLRKAYFSLNQVTEFPFFSIRDHSHPFLTMLDLSSNRMTTLPWEDVKALPGSVQKGLYLHNNSLVCECSMYSVFWHWEQRGFDSVRDFTDEHTCLIYGEPRASVRFLRHSLYFQNCTVGKVVSLPMAVLLSNLMVNEGERVHLDCQTSLRGKELSYTWVSPNQEYLTQTSFNDTLINMFPNGTLEIPAAKVNDSGLYLCTALDYKHMLNATREVNVTVIRPMPDTFNTGYTTLLGCVVTLVVILMYLYLTPCRCGCCKQPLPPAIPIPAYDPNTLASIFSPTLSHRDPTKANINKRVVFMEPLMEEQNGDLRATLAREQPGLQWEWGASGLS from the coding sequence ATgacctccctcttctctccagaCACTGTAGTGCTGCTgtgcctcctcctccactccacagAGGGAACCtgcccctccatctgtctctgcaCCTCAGACACACTGAGCTGTGGCTCCCAGGGCCTCACCAGACTGCCCCTCCTCCTGCCCCCCACCACCGTCACCCTCGACCTCAGCTACAACCGGCTGGGCTGGCTGGGCCCCGGCAGCTTCTCCAGCCTGCCCAAACTGGACACCCTCCGCCTGGCAAACAATCAGCTCACGACGCTGGGCCATGGGGTCTTCCAGAACACCTCCAGCCTCCGTCACCTGGACCTGTCCTCCAACAGGCTGCGGGTGCTGGAGCAGCACTTCCTGCAGGGTCTGTGGAGGCTGGAGGAGCTGCTGCTCTACAACAACCATATCACCCGCGTGGAGGGTGGGACGCTGAGTGGTCTGAGCAGTCTCAGGAAGGCTTACTTCAGCCTCAACCAAGTCACAGAATTCCCCTTCTTTTCCATACGGGACCACAGTCATCCGTTTCTCACCATGTTGGACCTGTCCTCCAACCGTATGACCACGCTACCCTGGGAGGATGTGAAGGCACTGCCGGGGTCAGTGCAGAAGGGGCTGTACCTCCATAACAACTCTCTGGTGTGTGAGTGTTCCATGTACAGTGTGTTCTGGCACTGGGAGCAGAGGGGCTTTGACTCAGTCAGGGACTTCACAGATGAGCACACCTGCCTGATCTACGGCGAGCCGCGCGCCTCGGTCCGATTCCTCCGACACTCCCTCTACTTCCAAAACTGCACAGTGGGGAAGGTGGTCTCTTTGCCCATGGCTGTTCTCCTCTCCAACCTCATGGTGAACGAGGGGGAGAGGGTCCATCTGGACTGCCAAACCTCCCTCAGAGGTAAAGAGCTGTCATACACATGGGTCTCTCCAAATCAGGAATACCTGACCCAGACGAGCTTCAACGACACCCTCATCAACATGTTCCCTAACGGGACCTTGGAGATCCCAGCAGCCAAGGTGAATGACTCGGGACTCTACTTGTGTACAGCCCTGGACTACAAACACATGCTGAATGCAACCAGGGAGGTGAATGTCACCGTGATCCGCCCCATGCCTGACACCTTCAACACGGGCTACACCACCTTACTGGGTTGTGTGGTCACCCTGGTAGTCATCCTAATGTACCTCTACCTAACGCCCTGCCGCTGTGGGTGCTGTAAGCAGCCCCTGCCTCCGGCCATCCCGATCCCTGCCTACGACCCAAACACCCTGGCCTCCATCTTCTCCCCCACACTGAGCCACAGGGACCCAACCAAGGCCAACATCAACAAGCGGGTGGTGTTCATGGAGCCTCTGATGGAGGAGCAGAACGGGGATCTGAGGGCCACCCTGGCCAGGGAGCAACCAGGGTTGCAGTGGGAGTGGGGCGCCAGCGGACTCTCCTAG